DNA sequence from the Deinococcus apachensis DSM 19763 genome:
CACCGACCTCGCCGAGAACGGCGGGATTCACCGCTTTGTGGCCGAGGGGGTGCGGCGGGCGGTAGTGGACGAGCCGCGCCCCTTCGACCTGCGGCCTGCCCCCGAGTGGACTGAGTTCCGGCAGGACTGGGCCGACGAGACGCTCCAGGAGTTCCGCCGCCCCTTCCAGCGCGGGGACGGCTGGGTGTGGCTCCAGGGGGAGGCGGCTGCCGAGGGGCACCTGATGGGCGGCTGCCTGGAGGTGCTCGACATGTTGAACGGCACCCCCGGCTGGCCCAGCCCTGGCGTGTGGGACGGCGCCGTGCTCGCATTGGAAACGAGCGAGGACGTGCCGCCGCCCGCGCAGGTGGGGTACTGGTTGCGGAACTACGCGGCCCAGGGCATCCTTCCGCGCGCCGCCGGTCTCCTCCTGGCCCGGCCCCGCGGGTACACGCCCGAGATGGTGGAAAGCCTCTATACCTGGGTGCGGCGCGTGCTGGCCGAGTGCGGGCGCCCGGAGATGCCGGTGGTCGCCAACGTGGACTTCGGGCACACCAGCCCGCAGCTCACACT
Encoded proteins:
- a CDS encoding S66 family peptidase; this translates as MAPHFVRPPRLLPGSRVAALSLSSGFVAEVTGRYHAGVRQVAGAFGWEVMPAPNALRGSEYLDRNPQARADDLHWALGNPEIHGMVSIIGGDDSVRLLPFLDLGLIRAHPKVFLGFSDSTVTLSQFLRAGVMAYHGPALLTDLAENGGIHRFVAEGVRRAVVDEPRPFDLRPAPEWTEFRQDWADETLQEFRRPFQRGDGWVWLQGEAAAEGHLMGGCLEVLDMLNGTPGWPSPGVWDGAVLALETSEDVPPPAQVGYWLRNYAAQGILPRAAGLLLARPRGYTPEMVESLYTWVRRVLAECGRPEMPVVANVDFGHTSPQLTLPLGGQARLDPVTRRVMVTP